In Necator americanus strain Aroian chromosome IV, whole genome shotgun sequence, the following proteins share a genomic window:
- a CDS encoding hypothetical protein (NECATOR_CHRIV.G15420.T1): MKKPVDTPRTTTYLPKTSLKRDLSVSHRVPPEQKCVTDLPAVFSFVSGSYMDGINNSAIFLPYCSAKWGKFFESAKDNKHTSVTVLPPQIVLVGNKVDEERLRKVQVDAHCAFAKQHDLKAFYVSAKTGDSVTMMFRMNET; the protein is encoded by the exons ATGAAAAAACCTGTGGATACCCCTCGTACTACTACCTACCTACCTAAGACTTCTTTGAAGCGGGATCTTTCGGTGAGTCATCGAGTTCCTCCTGAGCAAAAATGCGTGACCGACTTGCCA GCTGTGTTTTCATTCGTGAG tggatCATATATGGATGGAATAAACAACAGCGCTATATTCCTTCCATACTGTTCAGCAAAATggggaaaattttttgagtCCGCGAAGGATAACAAACACACTTCAGTAACAGTACTG CCTCCGCAGATTGTTCTTGTCGGGAATAAAGTCGATGAAGAACGGCTACGCAAGGTGCAAGTCGACGCTCATTGTGCGTTCGCAAAGCAACACGATCTGAAAGCGTTCTATGTGTCAGCGAAGACCGGCGATTCGGTGACGATGATGTTCAG aatgaaTGAGACCTAG
- a CDS encoding hypothetical protein (NECATOR_CHRIV.G15419.T1) produces MRKLEWDDVGVKVDGRQLHHLRFADEIVLITLSISQAERIQMEFNETYGCIGLQLNLQKTMFMRNGWVSDAPFTLNGTNISECTSYVYLGRELNMMNDLTPELGRTTRAAWEAYKSIKDVVKKTRNTRLRAHLFNTTVLLALTYATETWTFRTQKEYAVSVSERAIEGVMLGVSRFTQVRDGIRSSFLRQRSKIRDAATFAKESNIRWAGHVMRFDDNRWIRAVSDWVPRDIKRTTGRPPTRWSDFFTKSLKEKYDALRVPRERRNHWATLARDRDKWKNYWRPLDQFEDQRESRCKKY; encoded by the coding sequence atgcgaaagttggaatgggacgacgtgggagtgaaggttgatggtcggcagctacaccatttgcgctttgctgatgaaatcgtactgataacacttagcatcagccaagcggaacgaatccAGATGGAATTCAACGAAACAtatggatgcatcggtcttcagttgaatctacaaaagacgatgttcatgcggaacggatgggtctcggatgccccattcacgctcaacggaacgaacatatccgaatgcaccagctacgtttatctgggtcgggaattgaacatgatgaacgacctgacccccgagctgggcaggacgacacgagcggcttgggaagcgtataagagcatcaaggatgtagtgaagaagaccaggaacacccggctccgtgctcacctcttcaacaccaccgtacttcttgctttgacctatgcaaCGGAAACCTGGACATTTCGCACGCAGAAAGAatacgcggtgagcgtcagtgaacgcgcaattgagggagtgatgctaggagtatcccgtttcacgcaagtgagggacgggattcgaagttctttcctacgtcagcgatcgaagattagagacgccgccacgtttgccaaggaaagtaacataaggtgggccggacacgtgatgcgctttgatgacaaccgttggatcagagccgtgagcgactgggttccccgcgatattaagcgcactacaggaagaccgccgacccgatggtcagatttcttcacgaagtccttgaaagaaaaatatgatgctcttcgtgtcccacgcgaaaggaggaaccactgggctactctggcacgcgatcgggacaaatggaagaattactggcgcccgctcgaccagttcgaagatcaacgggagtcaaggtgcaAGAagtattga
- a CDS encoding hypothetical protein (NECATOR_CHRIV.G15418.T1) — protein sequence MWVASRPSTESRVDGQDKTWAAPATVMEKLDCMERKLFSRLLGYFGSESEAGASFLVNTSGATLTTGGPLTSRFRGYQGSEEGDDAETLARIKINNNLGSA from the exons ATGTGGGTCGCCTCGAGGCCCTCAACGGAAAGCAGGGTGGATGGACAAGACaagacttgggcagcgccggcgacggtgatggaaaagcttgactgcatggagagaaagctgtttagtCGACTGCTAGGCTACTTTGGCT CCGAGTCAGAGGCGGGTGCATCGTttctagttaatactagcggcgcaactctcacaactggtggtccgctaacatcacgatttcgtggctatcaag gctctgaagaaggtgacgacgccgaaacgttagccagaataaagatcaataacaatcttggttcagcttaa